The DNA segment CCAAGTAGGGGCAAGCACCCTGTCCCCTCATCCTCCCTAGCTTCAAGCCTCAAGATGCGTACAGCCTGgagaggctgtgcagggcttaaatcctggaggagcagcagggagggagggctaGGGAGGAGGGGTGGCTGCAGGATGCAGCTGGCTTTGCTCACAGGGGTGTCATGACCAGAGGGAGTTGTTTGACATTCCAGTTCCAAAAGGACTCCCAGCAGCAATCTCATCCAGGGCTCCATGGAAGCTGGGACCAGGCCAGTGTGGGGGTTCAGGAGCCACTTCCCAGGCTCCGCTGGTCTGGGTCAGCCTGGCCTGGGATGGAGAGGCAGAATGGGGTTGGATAGGACAGGAGTCAGCCTTGCACTGCTGTTCTTGGCAGCCTCCTCACTTTCTGCAGTCTCTGGGTCTTTAGGTGACATGGAATTTGGCATCATGTCCCTGGGATTGGACTCAGGCAGGGGCTCTGGGTCCTGCACTTCGTCCCTTCTTCCTGTCATGCTGGGTCCTGTAAGCAGACGCGGCTTTCTTAAGAGACTGCGGAAATTCCAAGATGTCTGTCTACCCTCTATAGGTCATGGGGCCCCTGCCTGCACAAAGCCATCCTGGAAGGCTGTCACAGGAAAGGTCACTTCAAACAGTCTGTCCTAGAACGGGGTCAGGAGGATGCTCCTGGTTAacccctctgagctgcttcCCCTCCAAGCAGCAGTGCCCAAGAGTGCATTTCTCCACACTGCAGCACCCCAAGCCTGCACGCCCCTGCTCTGTGGGATGAAGAGGGGAACAAGGACTCCACAGGCCTGGAATGGGTTTTGCATCACCCTACCTGAAGCACCAGGGCAGGGTGCCGGGCACTGCTGGACACTGCTGGCGAGCCCATTGTCCACACACCCCAGCTCACACAGCAGTGGGATGGGTTCATGGAAAGGGATGGCTGAACTCTATGGCTGGTGGTATTCTGTCCCAGACCCCTTGGGCACCCCTCACTGGGGTGGGCACCCACCTGCCCCTATGCACACTAGCTAAGGGTTGGCTTGCCACCCTGCCAGCACTTGTGGCAGAGGCAGGGCACATGTGCAGAGCTTGGGGATATGCAGGGCATACTTGGAGCAGAGCCAGTAGAAGGAAGAATGTTGTCTGTTTTTCCATTTACTCTCCCCTGTCAAGACTGGCTTTTGTCCATCCTCCCCCTGTGCTGGAATGAAACAAACCCATCTGAAAATACCTTCCCTTTTAAAGGCAGGCTCCGCCAGGCAGCTTGCACCCTTCAGGAAGACGCCACATCACACTGTAACTGGGTGGCTGGGAGGGGCTCCAGGGTTGGGCGGGTTGGAGAGGCAGAGGATGAGGGGTACAGAGCCTCTGTCCACCTGCCTGGTTGTGGGACCCAGGCCCTCACTGGCCCCCCAGATAGCATGCAGAAGTGCCTCCAGACCCAGGGCAGTTGAGAATGCTTCCATGACCAAGCCCAAGCTTGCCATGGGTGAGATATAGCACTGCTTGGCATCTGTGTTATGGCCAGCACAGAAGGCCAGGAGGTGtagggccaggcagggctgagtgctgctcctgctgctgctgctgctgagtcaCTCCATGCCTGGTGGCACAGCAGTCCCCTACACCAGGGCCTCCAGGGACAGACATGCTGGGGTTGAGCCAGCTGATGTCAGTCAAAACAATGCATCTTGGACAGAGCTGGGGATTGCCAGGTGTGCTGGCAGGCTTGGTGAGAAGGGGGTGCTTCCCAGACAAGGGGCACCCACTTGAGTGgttctcccagcacagctcccctgTCTCAGGATGTCCTCTTTAGCTGGCACATTTGTGCATGGCCCTGAGGGTCCCTGACCTGGCCTACCACCTGCCCAGGAGGTGGGAAGCTGTGGGGGGTGGGGGTACTTAGGATGACTGGGGTATTGACCTTTCTGAGGATTTCTGGGGAGCTGACCTGGGCTTTCTGATCCCCAATGTACTTTCTGGCCACAAGTGGAAGACTGAGGACACAGGGCAGAACCTGGAGTGCCTCAGGATAATCTGGGAACGTTTTTCTGGACTTGGAGTTATGAGGACCAGGTGGGACTGGGGGTGCTCCAGACAGGATTCCTGTCCAACTGTGCTCTCCACATGCTTGGAGTAAGAAGGGTTAACATGGAGGCTATAAATACCATGTATGTATGTCCCACGCCCCATGAGTATGAGCTGGGAAGTCTATTTTGGTTGGGTGCCTGCTGCTTTGGGAATGTGCCGAAGGGAGGACAGAGGGCTGACGTCATCGTCACTGGGGCTCAGACCCAGCACCTGCTTGAGGTCACTCAGAAGCACTTGAAAGTGCACAGACCCTGTCCACCACCCAGCTACCCATGTCCAAAAGAAAGTTTGGGTGGTGGGTCAGTACAAGCACACTCAGGGCAGGCATCTTCCCATATCAATCCGTCTCCAGGGCCCTTTGTTGCTCACTCTCttggtgggcaggggctggagtcTGGCCCCACTTGGAGAGCTGAGCCTGGTCCTCTTGCCATGGGGTGGGTCAGGGCATCATTAGGGGCCTTTTGGAGTGCTGAAGACCAACTTTGGAATTTGGCCTAAGGGGGTCAACTGAAGGTCTGGggtcctttcttttccccatgaCATCAGCCTaagctgtctgtctgtctgcacccccctgccatgggtggcACTGTGCCCTGATAGGGTGTTCACAACCAGCCTGCCCCACTTACTCTTCTCACACCCCTAGGGACGGGCAGAGTAGTGGGGGTTGGGGTCAAGGCTGATACACCAGGGGACtctgggggtgcccaggggtCCAAGGGTATCATCATATCGTTCTTGTCTGCCGGGATatccaggcaggtgaggagcaATGGGCGGGGGCTGGTGGCCATCGCCCCTGCGGCAGCATCCCCCAGCTGCCCGGCCGCAGGAGGGGCGGGTGATGTCAGCAGGATACAAATAGCGGCGCGCAGCTCCCCTCCTGACGCCTCTCCGAGCTGCCGGCCTCTCGCCAGCCCCGCCGCCTGCTCCCTGCTCCGGCCTCGCCGCCCCACGCCGCCACCATGAGCCAGTCCTACTCCTCCAGCCAGCGGGTCTCTTCCTACCGCCGCACCTTCGGCGGCTCCCCGGTCTTCCCCCGTGCCTCCTTCGGGGGCAAGGGCAGCAGCGGCAGCTCCGTCACCTCCCGTGTTTACCAGGTGTCCCGCACCTCGGCTGTCCCCAGTCTGTCCAGCTTTCGCACCACTCGCGTGACGCCCCTGCGCTCCTACCAAAGTGCCTACCAAGGTGCCGGTGAGCTGCTGGACTTCAGCTTGGCTGATGCCATGAACCAGGAATTCCTCCAGACCCGCACCAATGAGaaggtggagctgcaggagctcaaTGACCGCTTTGCCAACTACATTGAAAAGGTGCGCTTCTTGGAGCAGCAGAATGCCCTCATGGTGGCCGAGGTGAACCGCCTGCGGGGCAAGGAGCCCACCCGTGTAGCTGAGATGTATGAGGAGGAGCTGCGAGAGCTCCGGCGCCAGGTGGATCTGCTTACCAACCAGCGGGCTCGTGTGGAGGTCGAGCGTGACAACCTGCTTGATGACCTGCAGAAGCTCAAGCAGAAGTGAGTGGGGGCCCTTGAAGCGTCTGCGCGGGCATCCATTTGTGCATCTCTCTCCCCAGGGATGTGTGGTGGCAGAGCTCACCCTGGCAGCCCCTTTGGTGTTTATTGTCATCCTTGTGCCTCATGCTCAGAGTCCATCATGTCCTGACTTTCCGGATGCCAGACAGCACCTAGTGGTCAGGAGTGTCCCTATGCCCCACTTTACAGTGGGGCTGAGGCTGGGCTGTGTTGCCACAGGacacccagagctgggagaTCAAAGTGCACCTCACCAGGGGGTCTCCACCTCTGCTCGCATCAGGGAGGTCTGGCAAGCCTATGGGTAAGCTATGCTCTGTGGGATAGATAGGCAGACAGGTGCAGCCAGACAGGCGGAAATGAGGGTGAGGATAACCCAGGGAGGGTACTTCATCAGCTCCGGATGtgaaggagagaggggaggaagCGGCATTTCCACAggccagggatgctccaggccTGCTGTGGGTGTCCATAATGCCCTATGAGCAGCAGGAAGCCCCGAGGATTCTGTGGACCTGACTGGTGCTGGGGAAGAGAGCTGGGACCAGTGAGGATTATCACAAAGGTGGCCAGGCTGAAGAAACCCCAAGGGACTGACCACCATGGGATACCTGGAAGTAAGGACGGATGCTCAGGGGGAGCTGTGCATTCTGATGCTGGCCTGCACCTTCCCTCATGGACTCTGTGTCCCGGGAACACTAAGTACCCATCCCCTGGGGGTGACAAAGCCGGCTGCTTCCCTCTGTAATCCCAGCCACCACCACAGCCAGCCAGCACTGGGGTCCTAGTGGGGCAAAGCCCCTGATGCTGCAGGGTTGGGGGTGGTGCCATGAAGGAACTCTCAATgacagggaaggagcagggccCAGAACAAACAGGTGTTGGATTTCTGCCACCGCCTGTGCCAGTACTGCCTGGGCACCTCTGTCTCCTCCCCACTGCCTTTCCATGGATCTACAGCCTGCAGTACTGTCCCATCCCCTGGCACAACCCTGTTTCTCCAGTCCTGACCTGGAATCCCCTGTAGCAATCCCCTTTCCATACCCCATCCCGCAGCATTGCTGAGACTCATCTGTCTTCCTGCTGTCCATGGGATGGCTCAGCTGAGGGCTATCTCTTGGACCCCCACTGCCAGATCCTGAACCCTGTCCCCCCAGCTGCCGGTCACTCTGCCCTATAAGGGCTGGGGCAGTGCATGTGGCACCGAGCTGACCTCATGCCTTTGTGATCTCTCTGGTGTTGACTATAATAGGGAATGAGAGGAAGAGCCCCTGGCCCCCTGCCAGTGCACTGCTCCCTGCCAGAAACACAGGACACTCTACCGTCTTCCCACTGAGCTTTCATAATAGGCTAAGGGACAGCTTGGGGGGTCATCATCACAGAGGGATGGGTCTTCCTCCAGACCCCTCTAGCCTCCCTTCTCTGCCTACAGGCTTCAAGAGGAGATCCAGCTgaaggaggaggctgagaaCAACCTCGCTGCATTCAGAGCTGTGAGTACCTGTCCTCTTCATGTGGCATGGGACCTCTGACTCCCTTCTCACCCCAATCTCCCTCCAGCAGGCTGGCCTCAGCACCAGGGCATGGTCCTGGACACAGCTTTGTATCTTCCAGTCTTGATGCTCTCCCAGCAATCCTCTGCTATCACTCACTTTGTGTCCCCCCCAGGATGTGGATGCAGCCACACTGGCACGCATCGACCTGGAAAGACGTATCGAGTCCCTGCAGGAGGAGATCGCCTTCCTCAAGAAGGTTCATGAAGAGGTTGGTTGGGTGACCCCCTTTCCCAGTGGcacctgtggggcagggagcaTGGAGTCGGTGCCCTAAGATGTCATCTTATCCACCTAGGAAATCCgggagctgcaggcacagctgcaggagcagcataTCCAGGTGGAGATGGACATCTCCAAGCCTGACTTGACGGCTGCACTGCGGGACATCCGTGCTCAGTATGAGAGCATTGCTGCCAAGAACATAGCTGAGGCCGAGGAGTGGTACAAGTCCAAGGTGCAGGAGGCGGTGGGGTCCAGGCTGACCCCAGTGCAGCAGGTCCCGGCCATCTCTGTGGCCATGCCTGCTGACCCTGGTTTCTCCCCAGGTGTCCGACCTGACGCAGGCAGCCAACAAGAACAATGATGCTCTGCGGCAGGCAAAACAGGAGATGCTGGAGTACCGGCACCAGATCCAGTCCTACACCTGTGAGATTGATGCCCTCAAGGGCACGGTGAGATAAAAGCAGCGCTGGGGAGAtctccatctttcctgcagAGACCTGCAGCTTCAGGGCTGCTCAGGGACCTCTGAGACATCTCTAGGGTGGGAGACTCTTCCTAGttctctgagctgctgccataGGGGAACTCATACTCCACATTCTGGCTGTGCCTCCCCTAGCAGTGGCCTGGGCTCCTGTGAGGTGTTTTGACAGAGTTTGAGGATAAAGGCACAGATTGTAAAAGGTGACCCAGCCTGGGAGGctccaggcaggcaggtgcAGGGCTTGTGTCGGGTAAGGTGGTTGCAAAAAGTCAGGACACAACAGTCCCAGTCTCGCACAGTCATAGTCACAGGAGCCAGCCAGCAGCCACTAGCGTgtcagtgccacccccaggcaGCCATCCAGtgctcctgcagtgctctgtgccCTCTTGCTGGGGTATGATGGCTTTACTGAGGGGCCTGGGCATCAGGGTGCTGGGTTGCCAAGGATATGCCCAGCTTGCTCTGCCAGACCCTGCTGGCCAGCACTGGGCAGATGGAGGGTGACAGTCACCCATCATGATCCCACATCAGCTGGACTCATCCCAGGGCTGACCACAGCTCTCCCCAGGACTCCCTGGCATCCCTAGCTCCCATCTTCCACCCCAGGTGAATCCTGGCTCCTCTGGACTCCCCCCCTCACTTAGATGCCTCTCTCCACAGAACGACTCACTGATGCGCCAGATGCGGGAGATGGAGGAGCGCTTTGCAGGAGAGGCTGGTGGATACCAGGACACCATTGCCCGTCTGGAGGAGGAGATCCGGCACCTGAAGGATGAGATGGCCCGGCACCTGCGTGAGTACCAAGACCTGCTCAATGTCAAGATGGCCCTGGATGTAGAGATCGCCACATACCGCAAGCTGCTGGAGGGCGAGGAGAATCGGTGAGTGGCAGGGTTGCAGGACAAGCTGGGGGGACCAGCAGGGtcaggttttttgggggggctcCAACTTTGGGAGCAGCCACCTGAGGGCTAGGGCTGGCTGGCACTAAGCTTTCCTCTCTGTATCCCCACAGGATCAGCATCCCCATGCACCAGACCTTTGCCTCTGCACTGAATTTCCGAGGTGAGCATCACCCCATGAGTCCCCTGGGGTCCCCAGTTGTGGGGACAAATCTCCCTTCTAGGGGGCTGCAACCAGGCCAGCACGTTGGGGACTCACAGGAACCACATGGAGCTCCTGGTGTGGGGGTCTTGGTTGGATGTTGCCGTGAGCTGAGAGGGAGTTAAGCCAGGGCTGCAGAAGCCCCCTTGcagccccagtcccactccTGTGCCCCCATGCCACATGTTCTGTGGCCCTATCCCCTGTGTCCTCTCCCTACAGAGACCAGCCCAGAGCAGCGGGGCTCTGAAGTGCACACCAAAAAGACTGTGATGATCAAAACCATCGAAACCCGTGACGGGGAGGTGAGCACAGGGTGGCACCCAAGGGTGGTAGGGAGGCAGGGAGCTGAGCATGACACCTCTTCCTGCACTCTGGGCTCTGGTATGGCACGGTGTCTCACAATACATCTCTCCCACAGGTGGTGAGTGAGGCGacccagcagcagcatgaagTGCTGTAGAGGAAGTTGCTCCAGCAGCCCACTGGCACCTTCTGTCCCTGCCTCTGTCCTGCCGCCAtgtttccctcctgccccacaccttGTCCCTTGGCTCTCCCCCAGCATTGCCTGAGGGGTTTCCCCATGCAGCCACCTCTGGGCCGCCCACAGCCCCTGGGCTCTCTCCTTTGACTTCGAAAGGCTCACTCCGCTTTCACAGCTTCACAGCGGCCACACTAGCATCAGAATCAGGCCAGGGccagggggcagcaggagggaggggtcAGACAGGAGGGGCTAGGGGGAGCAGGTGGTGGCCTGGACCAGCTCCATGGAGAGCCAGACAGTCCCAGCAGCGGGTTCTGGATCCCCCCACAGGCCTCTTCCCACACCAGACATAGGCTTGGGTTTCATCCCACAGGAGTGGGGACCCATCCTCCtgtgccaccaccaccagcccctggagctggtACTTCTCCAGGTGCACGGTGCTAGAGATGGTCTGGGCTGAGCCCCCTGTTCTCTGCCTGGCTCAGAGCAATGGGGCTCCCAACCTGCAtgtccccccagcccagaggggctggggccCTTTGCTTCCCCCAGTCCAAGAGGCAGCCCTGTGGGGCAGAGGAGGGCAGTGCCTGCCCCACCACCATGGCAGGGACTCCCAGCAGCAGGGGGCTGGGCTCATGAGCTGAGAGGGTACCTGTAGGTGGACACAGGAGAGAGGAGGATTGAGTGaatgggagaggggagagaatgAGAGGAGCTGGAGAGAGGCCTGGGGGGCCAGGGCAGGCATCCCCACCCCTCGCCCCAATGCACCCCCACCCCACCACGTCTATGTGACTCTTCAGGTGGCCAAAATAAACAGCGGAGCATGACTCTGTCCTCTCAGTGCATCTCTTGGGCAGAGACAGGATGGGTGGTGGGGATGCAGGACCTTTGATGGGCATCACAAGGGTCAGGTGGATGGAGAGGCCAGCAACCTCCTGGGCTGCTCTTCCCTAGACTGCTAAGCCCACACAAAAGGTGTCCCTAATACTGCAGGTGCCCCAGAGCATTTTGCTGCCTGTGGTGGTGCACTTCCCAGTTGCACTGGGTGGGGGAGCCCTGCTCAGACAGGGGACAGTGACAGCCAAGCCCTGAGCATGTTTGGAGTGGCTCTAGGTGATGGTCacaaatcacacacacacagggccaCACTCTGGTGGGTTTTAACTTCACAGCCACCTGCTTTTTGGCCTCacctgggacagccctgcccaaactCACACCTGCCTGGGAATTTTCTGAGCCCCACCTGATGTCACAAAACTACATGCAAAGCACCCTCATCCTAAACCAATCCTCTCACCAGCACCCTATGAACATCAGACCCACCATCCAGTGTTTGCATCCCAGGCTCAGCCTCCACCCTCAACCCTCCCAATGTACGTGTCCTGCTCCCTGTGGTCAGGATATGGGGATCTTGGCTTTGGGCCCTTCACCCCAGTGATGGGGGATGCTGGAGGGGAACCCAGGGTCAAGCATCCCGTGGCTGGTTGCTCTGTTCCAGGAGGTGTTGGAGTGTTCATAGTCTGCCACGCAGCACATCCCCGGGAgagtggtgggcttggcaggggATGATGTTTTAGGGACAAGGCATGTACTACTGCCAGGAATGAGGATTGAGCTGGAGGGTCCCGAATGGAAAGGTCAGCATGTCAAACCCCAGCTGGGAGGTGTTGGATCTCAAGGGCTGTCTCCAGCAGGTGGCCCTGTGACACTGAGGATGATCCCCAGGGTTGATGGGTAGGGATGACACCTTCCTTCCTGCTGGCTCAGGCTGGTTGTGCCAGGTTAGCCCCTGGGAACAGGCAGGGGACAGAGCATCCCTTTGCCTGCATGGCAGGGAAGAGCCCCACAGGCTTCTTTCATACTTCTCCAGCCCCAAAGACCATGGGGCTGGCTCAGCCACTGCAGTGAGGATGTGGGTCTAGCAGGGCATCCCTCTCTGTTGTGCCCCAACCATGCAAACTGGGAATTCCTGGGATCTTGTTCTCACTGGTGATGCTCCACTGATGCTGGTGACCTTAAGCTGGTGGTAATGGGCTGTGCCAAAGACATCAAGGCTGGCCTGAAGCTGGGAAGCACTGTGCCAAGTCACTGACATCGTGTTCACCCAGATTTACAGCCCCTAGTGAGGGCGACTGGGGCCAGGTGCTGAGCCATGTGCCATCACACTGGAGATGGGGAAGCCCTGCCTTGCCTGGGGGTGGCCAGGCAGCATCTGGTACAGACAGTCCCTGGCTGCTTGCTGCCTGGAGCATAACGTGTGGGAGCTCTCATGGGTAGCTCCAAAAACCAAACAGTGGGGGTGCTCCTGCTCCTAAGCAGAGCTGACCAGAACTCCAGCTACCCTTAGGAAGCAAGGCAGGGGCTTAGTGAAAGAAAGGAAGTCTTGTGTTTGCAGCCTCCTGGCAAGGTGGATTTGAGGTCATCAGGGATGCAGGGATCCCCACCTCTGTTGCTTGCTGGGAATGGGACAAAGGGGCCCTGCAGGCTGGCTCCTGCCAGGGGTCTCGCATTGCAGGAAGCATGACAGTGTCCTTTCCCTCCACATGCCACCAGAGTCTCTCTCTGACCTGATCCAATAACactgctggagaaggagaagagggggaggaaagcTAGGTCCCCCACAAGTCTCTCTGCTAATATGGCAAGGTGTTGGCCCTTTTCTATCTTTGCAAgtggagctgggctgcagggctggggcggCAGGCGTGGAGAGGGGAAGCCCAGCCAAGGAATGTGACATATCAGAGGCAGCTGCCACTTCAGAAGAGGGGGCAGAGAGAGCACAGCTCACCAGGGGCTGTGCGGGACGGGACGGGTGAGGGGGGGGACGCCACGGCCCCAGCACCAGGACGGCTCAGTGAGCAGTCGGCACCACAGGACTTGCACCCAGGCCGGCAAGAAGCAGGTGCTGAAGCGTTGGGCAGGCTTGGGGTTGCAGCAGAGCATGGGGTGTGAGTGCCACATTGCATCAGGCACTCCGTGAGCAGCGGCTGGGCAAGCAGGAACCCGAACCCCAGCCTAAATATAGCCCCTCGCTTGCCCACAGCACTGCGACCTTTGGGGCTGCAGCTTATGGAGGGGAGGCACTGAACAGGACGGCATCAGGACTGGGGGTCTGCCACTGCCCTAGTGCCTCTGGCAGGCACCCAGCACcccaggctgcaggcaggggcagAAGAGGGGCACAACGTGCTGGTTTGGGGTGACAGGGGTcgcaggtggtggtgggggAGCTGCAGACCATGCACcgagcacagggacacagcgCCACAAATAGGGCTGGTGGGGAGCCCCGCACAGCCCCACCGAGCCCTGGCATCCCCCCGAAGCGTGCCAAGGTCACAGCAGAACCAGGGGTTCCTGAGGAGGGCCTGACTCGCCTGGCAGCACCATGTTTTGTGCGGAAACTGAAGAACGCAGCAATCGGCACTGGCTGTGACATTCGGCTCcgggtggtggtggtgggcaACCCCCGGCCCAGCCTCTGCTGGTACCgaaaccaggagcagctgccccagggtgaggaggagTATGGCACCCTCTGGATCCGAGACAGCAAGAAGGAGGATGCTGGTGTGTACACATGTGTTGCTGAGAATGAGCACGGAGAAGCCATGACGAGTGCTGTGCTGGCCATCATTGACATGGAAGGTAAGTGTGGTGTGGCTgatggcacagctgtgctggcacaggtgtAGGCACGGGTTTACCGAGGGTGGTAGTGGTGCTTTGCAGGCTCTTATTGCAGTACGTGCCCTGGGGCTAGACAGACCTGCTGAGCTTTGCTGTGCTCAGGCTAGGGGTGCTTGCTGGGGtgcctgctgcaggctggggtaCCCAGCACCGGCAGCACCAGGATGACTCTCCAGCCTGGAGGAAGCATGTGGCTGCACTACCCGTTGACAGGCCAGACTGGGTGCTAGGGCTGGGCACAAAGGTGTTGGGAGCATGTGATGCTAAGCCTGcttggggcaggaggagagagagagagagggagagagagatgggGATCAGCCGCATAGCATTGGTGACATCACCCACCACAGCCACCAACATGATCCTTCATACCTCCTGAGCACCAGCAGCCTGTGGGCAGAACTTTTCTGGGATCACCAACACAGCTTTAACAGACACGAGCTGCACTGGAAAAAGGGGGTAGGGCTGGGTGCAGGAGTCTAATATGGTGAGAGGCAGGGCTGACAAGTAAGTGGAGCCCGTGTCCTGAAGTGGGCGGGACCTGGTGGTTGATTAGCCAAGGCAAATTAGTCAGCATTTGCTGGTCCCTGTGGCAGCCCGTCTGCTCATCATCATCACCCCTGGGTGCAGCATCCAGGCAGGGAGTGCATGGGGACTGCTGCTCTTTCATGAGTGGACCTCATCCTGTACAAAGGGCCAGGCAGGTTTGTGGCTCAGCCCACTGTGCCCCAGCACCATGGAATCATGTAATCatgtaatcatagaatcatttgtGTCAGAAAAGACCTCACTGAGTCCAGCTGTCAATCTAGTACTGCCAAGTCCATCATTAAACCATGCCTCTAAGTGCCACAACTACACATCATCTAaatgcctccagggatggggactccaccacttccctgggcatcctgttcCAGGACTTTACAGTCCTTTttgtgaagacatttttcctaacatccactctaaacctcccctggtacaacttgaggccatttccccaTGGAGAATGGATACCACTTCCCTGAGGCATTGAAGGCCTTTGTGTTAGGAAATGTGGAGGCCGGTGGCACTCCTCTGAGATGTAAACTGTGCTGTCTGCATGAGGACAATGAGGTCAGGGAGTGAGGAAAGCAACACTGAACCCTGAGGCTTCAAGGAAGGAGCTgcacctggagcagcacaggaggcacACTGGAGGTTCTGCACCCTGAAGTGGGGACTGGATGGCAGCGGCAAGTCAGAAGGAATACTGACAGTGCTGAAGGGGAGCACTGGAGGAATAGGAGGTGTTGCTCTCTGTGAGCCAGGAGTCTGGAGAAGTGGTGTTTGGAGGATGGAGTAAGGCATATATGCTGCTCATGAGCCTGGTAGGATaacaggaggagcagagaagtGTGCAAGAGGgatcctgccctgcagggagtctgTACAGAGTCACTGTGCATCACACCTTTGGTGACTGTAGCACTGTGCAGTCAATGTGCAGTGCAGTGTGTGCAGAATGGGAGACAGGCTCTgtcccaggggtggggcagcagggagtCATCCTGTTCTCACATCTGGTGTGCAACTGCACCTCTCCATAGCCACAGCAGCCCGGGGCCCACTTCCTCTGCCCAGCTGCGTGGCACAGCCT comes from the Pithys albifrons albifrons isolate INPA30051 chromosome 8, PitAlb_v1, whole genome shotgun sequence genome and includes:
- the DES gene encoding desmin, producing MSQSYSSSQRVSSYRRTFGGSPVFPRASFGGKGSSGSSVTSRVYQVSRTSAVPSLSSFRTTRVTPLRSYQSAYQGAGELLDFSLADAMNQEFLQTRTNEKVELQELNDRFANYIEKVRFLEQQNALMVAEVNRLRGKEPTRVAEMYEEELRELRRQVDLLTNQRARVEVERDNLLDDLQKLKQKLQEEIQLKEEAENNLAAFRADVDAATLARIDLERRIESLQEEIAFLKKVHEEEIRELQAQLQEQHIQVEMDISKPDLTAALRDIRAQYESIAAKNIAEAEEWYKSKVSDLTQAANKNNDALRQAKQEMLEYRHQIQSYTCEIDALKGTNDSLMRQMREMEERFAGEAGGYQDTIARLEEEIRHLKDEMARHLREYQDLLNVKMALDVEIATYRKLLEGEENRISIPMHQTFASALNFRETSPEQRGSEVHTKKTVMIKTIETRDGEVVSEATQQQHEVL